AATAATAACGATTAGTGCACGTACTGTTACTTCGGAATTGTTTGCTGTTCCACGGCGCAGAAAATCTTTGCTTAATAGACTTTTAATTAAATGAATGGTTGATTGGCGAACTATATACAAATTTTGGAGAAGATCCTCTACTGACTCCTTATCAAAAGATGCATTTCGAACATATTCATTGTCATTATAACCAGGAAGCGCTACGGTTTCGCCTCGAGCTATGGAGAGTAGCCTAAATCCCATGATACGCTCTGTATCTGCCATATGCCCAATCACTTCTTTTAAGCTCCATTTTTCAGGCGCATAACGGTAAAGAGCTTGCTGATCAGAAATGTCTTGCAGTAAGGTAATAGTCACTTCAATTTGATGTTGTAAAGTTTGTATGAAATCCCCTTCAGCTACCAATTGTACATAAGTTGAATAATATGGTGCGTATTCATTTTTCTTTAGCAATTTGTGCATACATATTCTCCTTTTTATTACTTCTCTACACTATAAAACATATCGTATCATATTTAATAATACCTTTCGTATATAATCAATGATTGCAAAAAGGACAGACTCATTTCAGCCTGTCCTTAGATGTATATTTAATTGCTAATTTTCTTAAAATAAACGATTCAAATTCGCCATTTCAATTGCGGACACTGCAGCATCATATCCTTTGTTCCCTACTTTTGTACCAGCACGTTCAATCGCTTGTTCAATTGTTTCCGTAGTTACAATGCCGAACATAACTGGAACACCAGTAGATAAACCGACACTTGCAATGCCCTTAGCAGTTTCATTACATACATAATCGTAGTGTGTAGTAGAACCACGAATAACAGTACCAAGACCGATAATTGCATCATATTTTTTCGTTTCTGCCATCTTTTTTGCAATAAAAGGAACTTCAAATGCACCAGGTACCCACGCAACATCTACATTTTCCTCTGCAACGCCATGACGTTTCAAGCCATCCAATGCACCGTCCAATAATTTACCATTAATAAATTCATTAAATCTACCAACAACTACACCAATTTTTAAATCTGTACCTATTAAATTTGCTTCAAATACTTTTCCCATTCTTCATCTCTCCTATTAGTTCATTTTTATATTTAATCAAACTGTTTGTTCTTGTTCATTTAGATATTTCACTAATGCTTCAATCGTTACAAACTTTAAATTATGAGTCTCCGCAATAGTATGTAATTCTGGAACTCTCGCCATGGAACCATCCTCACTCATAATTTCACAAATGACTCCGGCTAGTTGAACTCCACAAAGTTTAGCAAAATCAACGGCAGCTTCCGTGTGACCAGGACGCTCTAGCACACCATTTTCTTTTGCTACAAGTGGGAACACATGACCAGGTCGGCGG
The nucleotide sequence above comes from Psychrobacillus glaciei. Encoded proteins:
- the ribH gene encoding 6,7-dimethyl-8-ribityllumazine synthase — protein: MGKVFEANLIGTDLKIGVVVGRFNEFINGKLLDGALDGLKRHGVAEENVDVAWVPGAFEVPFIAKKMAETKKYDAIIGLGTVIRGSTTHYDYVCNETAKGIASVGLSTGVPVMFGIVTTETIEQAIERAGTKVGNKGYDAAVSAIEMANLNRLF
- a CDS encoding DinB family protein, yielding MHKLLKKNEYAPYYSTYVQLVAEGDFIQTLQHQIEVTITLLQDISDQQALYRYAPEKWSLKEVIGHMADTERIMGFRLLSIARGETVALPGYNDNEYVRNASFDKESVEDLLQNLYIVRQSTIHLIKSLLSKDFLRRGTANNSEVTVRALIVIIAGHELHHCNIIRERYISSEAYPKS